AATCAAATCAAaaactgtaaatgctggaaatctgaaacataaagagaaaatgctggaaacgggtCAGTCAGCATCTATGAAGGGAACAGACAAAGCAAAAGTTCGGTAGAAACCCTTTAAAACTGGAACAGCACAGATGAACAACATTTGGACAATGAACagaacagacagagagacagggagggaggagaATAACCTCCAAAGTACTTACAGGGAAAACTTCAGATGGTTAAGTAGCTGTCTTGATAGTAACACATGAGACTATAGGAAGAAGCTGGTCACAGCAATCTGAAGACATTTAAGAGAGGCAGAGAAAGTGTGAATAGCTGGGGCAATAattgtgagggtatacctatcaggaaaggatgaacaggctgggtctcttttctcttgaaaaaagaaggctgaggggtgacctaatagaagtctttaaaattatgaaagattttgatggagtggctagagagagaatgtttccgtttgtggggaagagcataactagaggccatcaatataagatagtcaccaagaaatccaatagggaattcagaaggaacttctttaccgagtggtcagaatgtggaactcactaccacaaggagtggttgaagcaaatagtataaatgcatttaaggggaggccagagaagcatatgagggacaaggggttatgctgatagaattagaccaggAAAGATCGAGTAGagcaaggactggttgggccgaatggtctgtgtcTGTGcgcatatccgatgtaatcctatgtaggatCCTAAGCTGGCAAAGTGAAACAGAATCCAGCAGCCCCAGAAGAATAAAAATATGGATAGAGTTTGATAATGTgaggaaggtcatcgacctgaaacgttaactctgctttctctctccgcagatgctgcctggcccgctgagatttccagcattttctgtttttattgctaaTCTAAATATTGGATTTGTTCAATTTAAACATAGGTCAGTTTTGAAAGGGTTAGGCACGCTGCCCCCAAGGTTTGGGGACAAAGCGGCTGATAATCCAGCACAGACCCCCTGAATGCGACATTCAGTGACAATTGAATCAGCGAATCGTGACTACATTGACTGCTGCTTTATTCTCACAGCTTTTAATTCAATTCTGCTGCAGCCCATGCACGGACAGAATATTAAAGCTGACGGTTGTAATATTTGAATTTGGAAGATGAATGGTGCACTCATGTTTTCGAAAGCGCAATTTACGAGGGGAGGGGATCAATAACTGAagcgtctgagtgtcttgttgagaTATGCAGTCTTTACACACACAGCGGCGGTCAGGTGAATGCCTCTTCAATTCAATTTTAcaaacctgtttttttttaaagaaggacATATAAAATATTCATTGCATTTTCCATTTCTAGATTTCATCCATAAATTTCTCCCGCGAGAGCTGCAAATAGTCCAGAACTTGGATCACAAAAATATCATTAAGGTTCATGACATTTGGGAATCGGATGATGGCAAGATATGTATAATCATGGAGCTTGCGGAAAGAGGAGACGTGCTGGAGTACATCAAAAGAGAAGGGCCCCTGCCAGAAGAACTCGCCAAAACTTTGTTCCGTCAGCTTGTCGCGGCAATTCGATACTGTCACGACTGTGGCATCGCCCACCGGGACCTCAAGTGCGAGAACACGCTGCTCGATAAAAGCTTCAACGTGAAGCTGGCAGACTTCGGCTTCGCGAAGAATTTCCGGACCGGTGCGGCTGAGTTAAGCAAGACGTTCTGCGGGAGCACGGCGTACGCTGCGCCCGAGGTCCTGCAGGGAGTCCCGCACGAAAGCGTCAAGAGCGACATTTGGAGCATGGGCATCGTGCTGTACATCATGCTCTGCGGACATCTGCCTTTCGATGACTCCAACATCCCCAAGATGCTGTGGCTGCAGCAGAACGGGGTAGCGTTCCCCCAGCACCTGCAGCTGAGCCGAGAGTGTCGAGGTCTTGTCGGAAGGTTGCTGGAGCCCGACTGTAGTCTTCGGCCTCCTATCCAGGAGGTTTGCTTCCATCCATGGTTAGCAGACAGCCAATAAACATGCTGATTAAATTGCTGGTTTTAAATTTGTAAAACAGTTACCGTAGAGTGCACAGTGCACCCAGTGCTGGCTGCTCACATGGACACGGTGGCAAGAGTGTCTCAAAAAGTTATTGAAAGAGGACGGCTGTAAAATATTTGGCATTGGATGACCGCACGACAACAACGCTCACTTGTGCCATTATTGTCAGTCAAAGATAAACATTGTAACAATATCTCAATTAGTTTCAGTGAATATTTTCTATCAGATATTATTTGTCATTTAAGGGTTATCACCGGCTAATGGTCATGAAAAATCatatattatataaatatatatacacatctCTCTGTTTATGCAAGTTACAGCGACATGCTGATgggacaggtgtgtgtgtgtgggggggttctgGATATGTATCTCCACAGGTGACCCAACCACACCGACAGGTGAACGCCACCAAAGGAATTTTGGTCGTGGTATTTGGTCCAACCGATCCCGTTCCTAATGTCTTGGCAAAACAGATTGGTGCTCAAAACTCGTCTCCGAGGATGTCTAGATCCACAACAACCCAACTCGCGTGGGTTCTATGCGCTTtattgggggtgaggggagagagggtacaACATTCTCGCTGGgtcggcttttttaaaaaaaacagtaccGCGTTGCATTGAAACAACGGATGAGCATTTGGACATAGAATTGATGCTAAACGCTGTTTGATTCCCGGGACAGAGGTGCCGGTCGAGCAATCAGGTCTCTTCCAACAGGAACTCTCGGATGGGTCAGGAGGGCGGGTTAGAACCACCTGAAGACACTGTCCGCACTCGGGAGATATACACACGTTTTTTTCAGATTAGGAGAGTGCTCGGCCCTTAATAAAAATTGCCAAAAATAATTCACGTGTACAAAGTGAACATTGATAGCCgttgttttttttaaagtggtgataTGCCCCAATAAACAAGATCTCGAATGAGATACAGCTTGATCCCAAAGTGTCTTTCATTTCTGCCTGAAGTTCTCCCATGTGACCCGTGCACGAACCCAGCACATCAAACTCTTGCACGAGAAAGCTGCCACGCCTAACAACATGCTCTGTGTATGGGTACCATTGCAAACCACACACCCCTCCAGCAAAATGAGGGCACCTTTAGTAAGGAGAAccagtattaaggaagcagtaccaggcacatttggaaaagcatgatatcatcaagcagagtcatatggttttatgaaaaggaaatcatgttttgacaaatttgctggagttctttgaggatgtaacgagcagggttgatcaggggaaccagtggatgtggtgtacttggatatctagaaggcatttgataaggtgccacataagaggttactgcacaagataaaagctcacggggttagaaacatagaaaataggtggaggagtaggccattcggcccttcgagcctgcaccgccattcaatgagttcatggctgaacatgcaacttcagtaccccattcctgctttctcgccgtaccccttgatccccctagtagtaaggacttcatctaactcctttttgaatatatttagtgaattggcctcaacaactttctgtggtagagaattccacaggttcaccactctgagtgaagaagtttctcctcatctcggtcctaaatgacttaccctttttccttagactgtgacccctggttctggacttccccaacatcgggaacatacttcctgcatctaacctgtccagtcccatcagaattttatatgtttctttgagaacccctctcatccttctaaacttcagtgaatacaggcccggtcgatccagtctctcctcatatgtcagtcctgccatcccgggaatcagtctgtagggttgggggtaatatattagcatggctagagaataggctgactaacagaaaacagagggtcagtataaatgggtcattttccagttggcaaacaatgacgagtggggtgtcgcagggatcagtgctgggtcctcaacgatttacaatctattaatggcttggatgaagggacagagtggataatgtagccaagtttgttgttgatacaaagatgggtgagaaagcaaattgtgaggacacaaaaaatctgtaaagggatatagacaggctaagtgagtgggcaaaaacattggcagatgggagtataatgtgggaaaatgtgaggttatccactttagcagaaataatagaaaaacaaattataatttaaatggggaaaaattgcaaagtgttacagtagagagacctgggagtccttgtgtgcGTGAAatacaaagttagtatgcaagtacagcaagtaatcaggaaggtaaatggaatgttagcctttattgcaagggggatggagtataaaagcaaataagTCCTG
This genomic window from Pristiophorus japonicus isolate sPriJap1 chromosome 14, sPriJap1.hap1, whole genome shotgun sequence contains:
- the LOC139279284 gene encoding testis-specific serine/threonine-protein kinase 3-like, which gives rise to MEKLLLSKGYQLGNTIGEGTYSKVKEAYCRTQQRKVAIKIINRQTVPKDFIHKFLPRELQIVQNLDHKNIIKVHDIWESDDGKICIIMELAERGDVLEYIKREGPLPEELAKTLFRQLVAAIRYCHDCGIAHRDLKCENTLLDKSFNVKLADFGFAKNFRTGAAELSKTFCGSTAYAAPEVLQGVPHESVKSDIWSMGIVLYIMLCGHLPFDDSNIPKMLWLQQNGVAFPQHLQLSRECRGLVGRLLEPDCSLRPPIQEVCFHPWLADSQ